A genomic stretch from Malus domestica chromosome 15, GDT2T_hap1 includes:
- the LOC103401341 gene encoding LOB domain-containing protein 36: MSSSSSNSPCAACKFLRRKCTQECVFAPYFPPDNPHKFSKVHKVFGASNVAKILNELSASQRDDAVNSLAYEAEARLRDPVYGCVGLISILQQRLKEVQADLFNAKKELATYMGPQGMLSILQPPTYMAQQLQGNASSAVSPYMSPMIGIPTGAASGQLMIREPQQQQIFEAQQLAVAVAAREQQEMFRSFDQSKQAMQQQAQDHVRFNSGFDSSPGSVTVGGFTQMAGALGNAVSPSLALGFDSGPYHQIQQQQPHHNPHLHLHLQLQSQLLLQTQQPQGQHQAQQPQQPQLQAKSDLGEEGGGRSVGPSC; this comes from the coding sequence atgtcgtcgtcgtcgtcaaaCTCTCCTTGCGCAGCGTGCAAATTTCTGCGGCGGAAGTGCACGCAGGAGTGCGTCTTCGCGCCTTACTTCCCACCTGACAATCCCCATAAGTTTTCCAAAGTCCACAAGGTCTTCGGTGCCAGCAATGTCGCCAAGATCCTCAACGAGCTCAGCGCTTCTCAGCGCGATGACGCCGTCAACTCTCTGGCCTATGAGGCGGAGGCCCGCCTTCGCGACCCCGTCTACGGCTGCGTTGGACTCATTTCCATCCTCCAGCAGCGGCTCAAGGAAGTCCAGGCCGACCTTTTCAATGCCAAGAAGGAGCTCGCCACTTACATGGGCCCACAAGGTATGCTCTCCATCCTCCAGCCGCCAACTTACATGGCTCAGCAGCTCCAAGGAAACGCTTCTTCCGCCGTTTCGCCGTACATGTCTCCGATGATTGGCATTCCAACCGGGGCTGCTTCCGGGCAGTTGATGATTCGAGAGCCACAGCAACAACAGATTTTTGAGGCGCAGCAGTTGGCGGTGGCCGTGGCAGCGAGGGAGCAGCAGGAGATGTTCAGGAGTTTTGATCAGAGTAAACAGGCAATGCAGCAGCAGGCGCAGGACCATGTGAGATTCAACAGTGGGTTTGACTCGTCCCCTGGCTCGGTCACTGTGGGCGGCTTCACTCAGATGGCCGGAGCGTTGGGCAACGCCGTTTCGCCGTCTTTGGCTCTGGGGTTTGATAGCGGTCCGTACCACCAGATTCAGCAGCAGCAGCCTCACCATAATccccacctccacctccacctgcAGCTTCAGTCTCAGTTGTTGCTCCAAACCCAACAGCCGCAAGGGCAGCATCAGGCTCAGCAGCCCCAGCAACCCCAGTTGCAGGCAAAGTCCGATCTGGGCGAGGAAGGCGGTGGTAGGAGTGTGGGTCCCTCTTGTTGA